In a single window of the Lynx canadensis isolate LIC74 chromosome E2, mLynCan4.pri.v2, whole genome shotgun sequence genome:
- the PNMA8B gene encoding LOW QUALITY PROTEIN: paraneoplastic antigen-like protein 8B (The sequence of the model RefSeq protein was modified relative to this genomic sequence to represent the inferred CDS: inserted 4 bases in 4 codons; deleted 1 base in 1 codon), translated as MPRSLWRIPPNTASNSPGEGASERPPHQPARGRGSPETPSSQPGHIRWNLNPKACSAVPGPDLHRAPQPESAAGFPPPPRRSVPVGRRHHGRQAFAPPGQGAARGHARALLVTGIPEGLEEAAVEAVLQPAFLPPHPRPGTCRLCNTRAARDQKAEAAXVEFAEAINHASVPTQIPGKGGVRRVLCHDRAEDTRVLRQMKGLLLDERPSEAGGRRCRPRGHAPLSRLASRPRPGAQGPPQEGRLPPGKGRRARRNTARGNRKKEWALQSDAGGGAGPREFLALVTXTDKAKQERAEAEPXGGEALSLHRGEARRPGRRGPALVALLAVRDTWQQERRDSDAPESQSQRNGEAGDERVDSPEFVAIAACADPRDPWAVAGGEVLRVARVRESLGWSDKRGQTAALPAVLPVXARDTRGAREKVDEAGRRVDAGVLRKAAGRGSRRERISSLAEPEPPSTGAGTRRG; from the exons ATGCCGCGTAGCCTCTGGAGAATTCCACCGAACACTG CCTCCAACAGCCCAGGAGAGGGGGCATCAGAAAGGCCGCCGCATCAGCCGGCTAGAGGCAGAGGGAGCCCCGAGACCCCCAGCTCTCAGCCTGGCCACATTCGCTGGAACCTGAACCCCAAGGCCTGCAGCGCTGTTCCAGGGCCGGATTTGCACAGGGCGCCCCAGCCCGAGTCCGCTgcgggcttccccccccccccccggcgatCTGTGCCCGTGGGCAGGAGGCACCATGGGCGCCAAGCTTTTGCGCCACCGGGGCAGGGGGCTGCGCGCGGACATGCACGGGCCCTACTGGTCACCGGCATCCCGGAGGGCCTGGAGGAGGCGGCCGTCGAAGCCGTCTTGCAGCCGGccttcctgcccccccacccccgccccggcacGTGCAGGCTGTGCAACACTAGGGCCGCGAGGGACCAGAAGGCCGAGGCCG CGGTGGAGTTTGCGGAGGCCATAAATCACGCCTCCGTGCCCACACAGATCCCGGGCAAGGGCGGCGTCCGGAGGGTTCTGTGTCACGACCGCGCGGAGGACACAAGGGTCCTGAGGCAGATGAAAGGCCTGCTGCTGGATGAGAGGCCCTCGGAGGCAGGCGGCAGGCGCTGCAGGCCCCGGGGACACGCCCCCCTCTCCCGCTTGGCTTCGAGACCCAGGCCCGGGGCTCAGGGCCCGCCCCAGGAAGGCCGGCTCCCCCCAGGGAAGGGCCGCCGGGCTCGCAGAAACACAGCCAGAGGCAACAG GAAGAAGGAGTGGGCCCTGCAGAGCGACGCGGGCGGAGGAGCGGGTCCCCGCGAGTTCTTGGCCCTGGTGA GGACGGACAAAGCCAAGCAGGAGCGGGCGGAGGCAGAGC CGGGGGGCGAGGCCCTCAGCCTCCACAGGGGAGAAGCCCGGCGCCCAGGGCGGCGCGGCCCGGCTTTAGTGGCCCTGCTGGCGGTGAGAGACACGTGGCAGCAGGAGCGCAGGGACAGCGACGCTCCCGAAAGCCAGTCGCAGCGAAACGGGGAGGCAGGAGACGAGAGGGTGGACAGTCCCGAGTTTGTGGCCATCGCGGCCTGTGCGGACCCGCGGGATCCGTGGGCCGtggcg ggaggggaggtgctGAGAGTCGCTCGGGTGAGGGAGTCACTGGGCTGGAGCGACAAGCGAGGCCAGACAGCGGCCCTCCCCGCGGTCTTGCCCG CGGCGCGGGACACTCGCGGAGCCCGCGAGAAGGTGGACGAGGCGGGCCGCCGGGTGGACGCCGGGGTCCTGCGGAAGGCCGCGGGCCGCGGGAGCCGCCGGGAGCGCATTTCCAGCCTGGCCGAGCCCGAGCCCCCCTCCACGGGCGCGGGGACCCGGCGGGGCTGA
- the CCDC8 gene encoding coiled-coil domain-containing protein 8, with product MLQIGEDVDYLLIPREVRLAGGVWRVISKPATKEAEFRERLTQFLEEEGRTLEDVARIIEKSTPHPPQPPKKPKEPRVRRRVPQMVTPPPRLVVGTYDSSNASDSEFSDFETSRGKGDKGHNGPGRGRRVRKMPVSYLGSKFLGSDLESGDDEELVEAFLQRGEKKPSAPPARRRVNLPVPVFEDNPRPQLSKADRWREYVSQVSWGKLKRRVKGWAPRSSPEVGEARQASPGVERDGAWAPGRASLGDNVGNAGGGQAPETAPRRWRPRINWASFRRRRREEAAASTVEAAEAADDQRAEAADDQRAEAADDQGAEAADDQGAEAADDQRAEAADDQGAEAADDQGAEAADDQGAEAAGNQRVEAIANQRAEAIPVQGAEAEDNPGAEAVAVQRAEVANNRREGAADNQRAEAPVVQEAEASPAGVATGATQGARARKQVKTVRFQTPGRFSWFRKRRRAFWHTPRLPTLPERVPRAGEARSLRVLRAEARAEAEQGEREDQL from the coding sequence ATGCTGCAGATCGGGGAGGACGTCGACTATTTGCTCATCCCCCGGGAGGTCAGGCTGGCCGGAGGCGTGTGGAGGGTCATCTCCAAGCCGGCCACCAAGGAGGCCGAATTTCGGGAGCGGCTGACCCAGTTTCTGGAGGAAGAAGGCCGCACGCTGGAGGACGTGGCCCGCATCATCGAGAAGAGCACCCCACACCCGCCCCAGCCCCCCAAAAAGCCCAAGGAGCCCCGAGTGAGGAGGAGAGTCCCGCAAATGGTGACCCCTCCCCCGCGGCTGGTCGTGGGCACCTATGACAGCAGCAACGCCAGCGACAGCGAGTTCAGTGACTTCGAGACCTCCAGAGGCAAGGGCGACAAGGGTCACAACGGCCCGGGGCGCGGCAGGAGGGTGCGCAAAATGCCTGTCAGTTACCTGGGCAGCAAATTTCTGGGGAGCGACCTGGAAAGCGGGGATGACGAGGAACTGGTGGAGGCCTTCCTGCAGCGAGGGGAGAAGAAGCCCAGCGCGCCCCCTGCCCGCCGCCGCGTGAACCTGCCGGTGCCCGTGTTTGAGGACAACCCCAGGCCGCAGCTGTCCAAGGCGGACAGGTGGCGAGAGTACGTCAGCCAGGTGTCCTGGGGGAAGCTGAAGCGGAGGGTGAAGGGCTGGGCGCCGAGGTCCAGCCCCGAGGTGGGCGAGGCCCGGCAGGCCTCTCCCGGGGTGGAGAGGGACGGGGCATGGGCGCCAGGCAGGGCCAGCCTGGGGGATAATGTGGGCAACGCAGGAGGCGGCCAGGCGCCCGAGACTGCCCCAAGACGATGGAGGCCCAGAATCAACTGGGCCTCTTTCCGCCGTCgtaggagggaggaggcagcagcATCCACAGTTGAGGCGGCAGAGGCTGCAGACGATCAGAGGGCAGAGGCTGCAGACGATCAGAGGGCAGAGGCTGCAGACGATCAGGGGGCAGAGGCTGCAGACGATCAGGGGGCAGAGGCTGCAGACGATCAGAGGGCAGAGGCTGCAGACGATCAGGGGGCAGAGGCTGCAGACGATCAGGGGGCAGAGGCTGCAGACGATCAGGGGGCAGAGGCTGCAGGTAATCAGAGGGTGGAGGCTATAGCTAATCAGAGGGCAGAGGCCATACCCGTCCAGGGGGCAGAGGCTGAGGATAATCCCGGGGCAGAAGCCGTAGCTGTCCAGAGGGCAGAGGTTGCAAATAATCggagggaaggggctgcagaTAATCAGAGGGCAGAGGCCCCAGTTGTCCAGGAAGCTGAAGCCTCACCTGCCGGGGTGGCCACAGGGGCAACCCAGGGAGCTAGGGCCCGGAAACAGGTCAAGACAGTGAGGTTCCAGACTCCTGGACGTTTCTCATGGTTTCGCAAGCGGCGGAGAGCCTTCTGGCACACTCCTCGGTTGCCGACCCTGCCGGAGAGAGTCCCCAGGGCAGGCGAGGCCAGGAGCCTTAGGGTGTtgagggcagaggccagagcAGAAGCGGAGCAGGGAGAACGAGAAGACCAGCTGTGA